A single window of Sphingobacterium sp. ML3W DNA harbors:
- a CDS encoding MIP/aquaporin family protein, with the protein MNVLIAEFIGTAILILLGGGVVANVVLKDTKGNNSGWIVISTAWALAVFAGVTIAGPHSGAHLNPAVTLANLLLNKMTISLGLQYILMQILGAMFGSFIVWLMYKDHFTETDDAGAKEAVFCTRPAIFNPKINIISEIVGTFVLIFCILNFTSPTTYQGQTFGLGSIGAIPVSFVVWGIGLSLGGTTGYAINPARDLGPRITHALLPIKNKKSFNIAYAWVPVIGPLIGSALATLIYVYIK; encoded by the coding sequence ATGAATGTATTAATTGCAGAATTTATAGGCACAGCCATCCTCATTCTATTAGGTGGCGGGGTCGTTGCAAATGTGGTATTAAAAGATACTAAAGGAAATAATTCGGGTTGGATAGTTATCAGTACGGCTTGGGCATTGGCAGTATTTGCAGGTGTTACCATCGCAGGACCTCACAGCGGAGCACATCTAAATCCCGCAGTCACTCTTGCCAATCTTCTTTTAAATAAGATGACGATAAGCTTGGGCTTACAATACATCCTTATGCAAATTTTAGGCGCAATGTTTGGATCTTTTATAGTTTGGCTCATGTACAAAGACCATTTCACAGAAACCGATGATGCAGGAGCCAAAGAGGCTGTATTCTGTACCAGACCAGCCATATTCAACCCTAAAATTAATATTATTAGCGAAATCGTTGGCACATTTGTCTTAATATTTTGTATACTAAATTTCACGAGTCCAACGACTTACCAAGGACAAACCTTTGGACTAGGTTCCATAGGAGCAATACCTGTAAGTTTTGTCGTTTGGGGTATCGGCCTATCATTAGGTGGTACCACTGGATATGCCATTAATCCAGCACGTGATCTAGGCCCTCGCATAACGCACGCCTTATTACCAATAAAAAACAAGAAATCTTTCAATATAGCCTATGCTTGGGTTCCTGTCATTGGACCACTTATAGGGAGTGCCTTAGCAACCTTAATCTATGTATATATCAAGTAG